The genomic stretch GCGTCAATCAATTTCTGTAAGGCCTTTTTGTATTCAGGAAAATGCGCTGTTTGCCGACGCACAGGCGTCGGCCAGTCAAGTCCGAGCCAGTCAAGATCGTCAAAAATCGCGGATTCATATTCATCGCGGCAGCGTGTGAAGTCTGTGTTTTCGATTCTCAGCAGCATCTCCCCCCCGGCCTGCCGGGCAAAATGGGCAACGGTCAGTGCAGAGAGCGCATGGCCCAGATGCAGATAGCCCGTGGGCGAGGGCGCAAAACGGGTGCGAAACATCAGACTGCTCCTGTCAGGAAATCCGGCCCACCAAACAGGCCTTTCCAGGCGACCACCACGAGCCAGTGAAACAGTATCGCAGGCCAGAGGCTGTTACTGCGCAGGGTGATGAGCGTGCAGGTGATGCCCAGTCCAGCGGCAATCATCAAAAAACGCATGTCTGAAAACAGTGGCCCGGCATCCGTGAGAAAGTATGTTCCGTTCAGCGGGTGCCACAGAATAAACAGGCACAAGAGAAAAATCGCCGCCATTGCCCTTCCGGGCCTGCCAGCCAGCAGGAGCAACGGGCCTCGAAACACGATCTCTTCCAGTAAGGCGGGGGCGAAAAACGCCACCAGCATCACCGGCAGCAGCCCCGCCGCCGCCGCCGGCTGCCACTGCAACAGGCCGCTGGTCAGCCCAAAGGGTACGGCGATCAGGCCGAACACGCAGGCAATGCCGCCCGCTTCAATCCACGTGCGCCGGGTTGGCCAGGCAAATGCCCGGCCTGCGACACTGGAAAAGTCGCAGTCGTGGTTAATTCCCGTTAATGGCATATTCCCTGCAGGTTCTTCCCTAACAACCTGTAAAGCATAAAGAGTGTGCCATGTTTGAAAAGTCCGCCCCTCAGTCAAGTCAGACAAAAATACTGGTCCATTTTGTGACAACCGGCGACAAGGCGATTGAGGGAGAGATGCATCTGCCCACTGGTCAGACATTTGCGATGTTCATGAATGGCGGGGAACCTTTCGTGGAAGTGGAAACCAGCGCGGGCGAGACGCGGCTTGTGGCCCGCAACAGTATTATTGAGGCGCGGGAGATCATGCCGGTGCCCGCCGCTGAGACAAATCCATATGCCATTTTGAGAATTCAGAAAGGCGCGTCACTGGGGGAGGTCAAGGAGGCGTGGAAGCGCCGCATGAAAGCCTGTCATCCCGACCGGATTGCTGCGCTCGATCTTGACAGCGAGATTGTCTACGCCGCGCGCCGGGCAACGCAGAAAATCAACACGGCTTATGATGAGATCATTTCGGCCATGCGTGCTGAAAATCGCGCAGCGTCCATGCGCGCCCGGGCACAGTCTGCGTCTGACAGTACCGGTTTCTCGGCCTATTTTTGATCAGGCTGCGGCACCGCCGACTGTCAGCTTGTCAATCTTGAGGGAGGGCTGACCGACGCCGACCGGTACGCCCTGGCCTGCCTTGCCGCAAACCCCGACACCGGGATCAAGCTCCAGATCATTGCCGATCATGGAAACCTCTTTCATCACCGTCGGGCCATTGCCGATCAGGGCAACATTTTTCAGCGGTGCCCCGATGACACCGTTCTGAACACGATAAGCCTCGGTACAATTGAAGACGAATTTGCCGGAAGTGATATCGACCTGACCACCTGAAAAATTGACGGCAAAAATCCCGTCCTTCACGGAGCGGATGATTTCTTCCTGACTGTGCTGGCCATTCAGCATGAACGTATTGGTCATGCGCGGCATCGGCGCATAGGCATAGCTCTCGCGTCGGCCATTGCCGGTGGCGGCCATGCCCATCAGCCGGGCATTCATGCGGTCCTGCATATAGCCTTTCAGGATGCCATCCTCGATCAGGACTGTGCGGCTTGTCGGGGTGCCTTCATCATCAACCGTCAGGGAGCCGCGGCGTTTCTCCATGGTGCCATCGTCGATCACGGTAACGCCTTTTGCGGCCACCTGTTCGCCCATCAGGCCGGCAAAGGCGGAAGTGCCCTTGCGGTTGAAATCGCCCTCGAGCCCATGGCCAACAGCTTCGTGCAACAAAACGCCGGTCCAGCCGGGGCCAAGCACTACTTCCATTTCCCCAGCCGGGGCTGCCTCTGCTTCGAGATTGGTCAGTGCCTGCCGCAGGGCTTCATCCACCTGACCCTGCCACTGTGCCGGGTCAATGAAACGGGCGTAGCCTTCGCGGCCCCCAACCCCGTGACTGCCGGTTTCCTGCCGGTCACCGTCACCTGCCGTGACAGAAACATTCAGCCGCACAAGGGGGCGAATATCGCGCACGAGCTGGCCACCGGGACGCATGATCTCCACCGAAACCCACTCACCGGACAGGGAGCAGGAGACCTGCCGCACCCGGTCATCACTGTCCCGGGCATAGGCGTTGATTTCTTCCAGAAGCCGGGTTTTGACCTCAAAGGGGACTTCATCCAGCGGATTGGCTTCATCATAGAGCTTCGTATTTGTGCCAACCGGCCCATCTGCCAGGCTCACATTCTTGCCGGTTTTGACAGCTTGCACCGAGGATGCCGCCCGTTTCAGCGCGGCTTCGGAAAAATCCGATGAATGGGCGTAGCCGGTGGTTTCATTGTCCACGGCGCGCAGGCCAAAGCCCTGGCTCACATCGTAGCTCGCATTTTTCAGACGGTTGTCGTCGAAAATGAAGGCTTCTGACTGGCTGTATTCCAGATAAAGCTCGCCATCCTCAAAGTCGTTCAGGGCATCATCAACAATGCCTTGGGTGCGGGAGCGGTCGAGGTCGGTGCGGGAGAAGAAAAAAGAATCTGACATACCGTATATGTGGATGATGCCGGGGCTCAGATCAACTCCAGTTGACGGTCACGATCGTCAATGGTGAGTCCTTCCAGTCGCAGAAGCGTGGCCTTGGTATCAAGACCCCCACCAAAACCGGTCAGTTTTCCACTGGCGCCGATCACCCGGTGACAGGGTACAATGACCGGCAACGGGTTGGCGCCATTGGCCGCGCCGACAGCCCGGCTTGCATTCGGGTTGCCGACCTTGCGGGCCAGATCGCCATAGGACCAGGTCCTGCCATAGGGAATGGCGGTGAGCGCCTGCCAGACTTTTTTCTGGAAATCGGTGCCCTGTGACCTCAACGGGATATCAAACTGTGTGGCCTCCCCTTCAAAATAGGCCGTAAACTGAGGGATGATTTCGCTGAAAGGGCCTGCATCTTCGCGCCAGTCGCTCTGCGGCTGCCGGTCACGGTGTCCGGTCGTGAAAGATGTGCAGGTCAGGGCGCCATCGCGGCCTGCCAGTAGGAAGTTGCCAACGGGGCTCGGGATGTAAGTGAAAAAGATCGTATCCATCATGATTATCTGACCTCAAAAAGACCCCACGGCAACAAATAGGCAATAGACGATGGCGATGCCGCCCAGCAGCCGGGTCAGGCGCCGGTGCCGCACATCGCGTAATTGTGCCGCAAACCGGATCAATGCTGCCGCAGAAATTGCGTAAACGGCCATAAAGAGCAGTACGGAAAAATCGACAATGGCCAGAAACTGCCCGTTAAGGGTCGGGGAGAGGGTGGCAAACACAACCAGAGTCATAAGGATAGCGATCAGCAGGATATTCCGTACAGGCCGTTCGATATGATTCTCCTCTTTGAGGCCTGCGGGCAGAAATCCCATCACCGCCGCGGCACGGCTGCTCTGGGCTGAAACAAGAAACCAGCCACCGGCACATCCTATGGTGCGCGTAATTGCCGCAATGGCAATCAATGCCCCGAACCCGGCGCCTGCAACTTTTGTTGCGGCATCTGCGAAAGGTGCAGAGGATGCAGCCATTTCTGCTGCTGGCAAGATACCAAACAGCGCCGCGCAGGCTGCGGCATAAAGCAGAGCGGCCATACTGACACCGCCGACAGCTGCGATGGCAAGATTACGCCGGGGGTCTTTAACGACAGCCGCGACAGCATTGGCGCTTTCCAGCCCCAGAAAAGCCCAGAAAATTGTCAGAATGGTTGGCGGGATGGATGCTGTCAGCGGTGCATCGCTGACATTCCAGGAAGATGCGAAAAGGTCAGCATCAAAATGAATCATACCCAGAGCCGTCACTGCCAAAATCGGCAATATACCGATGATAAGTGTTGCCCCGGCGATCCTGCCCATCTGTTTGGCGCCGGCCAGATTAGCCAGCGCCAATCCCCAGATCAGACCAATAAGGATCAGGCTTTCCATAAAGCGGCTGATGCCGCCCGGAAACAGGCTGGCAAGATAGCCAACGGCCGCAAGAATAACGGCGACGTTGCCCACCCAGCAGGAAATCCAGTATGCTGCCCATGACAGAAAACCTGCGCCACGGTTGAAGGCGCTGACCGGATAATCGGTCAGACCTTCTTTCTGCGGACGGATGGTCCCGAGAAGTGCATAGACACAAGCGAGGATTGCCGCGCCGATGGCAGCAACAAGCCAGCCGATCATGCTGGAAGAGCCGGTTTGTGCAAGGCCAGCAGGGAGCAGAAAAACGCCGGAGCCAATCATGTTTCCCGCGACCACGAATGTCGCGAGCATCGGTCCCAGTTTCTTCTCGTTCTGGCTCATGCGTTCTCCGTGGTCATCCGTCGAGCTCTAGCCGGCTGCGTATCTGATCCTGAAACCAACGAACTGCACCTTCATGACGGGGGGAGAGCGGGCCGGGTTCATAGACACCGGAGGTCAGGTTTTTCTGGACGCGCTCACAGATCCACACATCTTCTGCCGTGACCGCGTCGGAAAGTTTCAGCATCGCTTCCAACTCATCACGGCGTGCCGGATCGAAGAAATAGAGATAATCCAGCCGCGTCCGGTCCGGGCCGACGGGCGAAATGCGCTCCATCATCACCCCATGCTGATAGACATTGATGCCCAGTAACGGAAAAACCCAGCCCCAGAAGCCCGTATAGACGGCGTCTTCCCCCTTTGACGGGGCTGTGTGCACGGCGACCTGATCATGCATTTCGACCTGATAATCCTCAGAGACAATCTCTGCATCAAGGGTCGGATGCAGGGTCGGCACATGATAGCCTTCGAGATAATTCTCCACATAGGCTTTCCAGTCACAAGCAATCTCGTGGCTGCGGCGCAGGGCGAAGGGCTGTATTGCCGTTTCTGGCCATGCCTCCTCGATCGGGGCCATCAGTGCAGCCAGCGGTGCTGCGTCCTCATCCATCACCACAAACAGGAAACGACGCCATTGCTCAAGCCTGACCGGTTTCAGCCCGAAGTCTCGCGGATCAAAGCCTGCGGCGTTCCCGAAATCACGGGCGGCGCGCAGACGGCCATCCAGCATGAAACGCCAGCCGTGATATTTACACGTCAGCTCGTGGCCGCAGTTCCCGGTAAACTCTGTTGCCAGGGGGCCAGCCCGGTGCGGACAGATATTATAGAAAGCCCGGATTTCTTCATCTGCTCCGCGCACCAGCATGATTGATGTGCCTGCAAAATCATCCGTAATAAAGTCACCAGCAGATGCCAGCATGTTCTCATGGCCCACGAGGCGCCATGTTCTGGCGAAAATAGCCTGTTTCTCCCGTGCGAAGACATCGCGATCGCCATAAAGGGCAGGGGACAGCGCGCGTATAAGTTCCGGCGTTTCCCGCTGGTCAAAGTCAGCCATGAGTGATTACCCCAACAGTTTGATCGTGTGATCCTAACACAGAAGCGATTGTGATTGGTATCGGGCTATCTGCAATTATCCAAAGCGGCGGCAACAGGCACATCAGCTGAAAGAATCGCTGTGTTTCTGCAAAAATCGGTCTATATCGCCTTGAAGATTGACAGCGTGAGGCTCATAAGCGTCGCAAAATTTGCGCCCGTGCCGCAGCTATCTGACCAATAGAAAGACCTTTTGGCTTATGTCCGTAAGACCATTTTTGAAATCAATGCCTGCTGCTGCCGCAGCTTTCGTAACCACACTCCTGATGCTTCCGGCGCTGGCCAGCCAGCCCGAAGACAAGGGATATTCCTTTCAGGATGCAGCGACACCGCTGGCTGAAGAAGTGCATTTTTTCCATAACTGGGTGCTGATGCCGGTTATAACCTTCATTTCCGTATTTGTGCTGGCGCTGCTTGTCTGGGTTATTGTGCGCTATAACAGCAAGGCCAACCCGGTACCGGCGAAGTTCTCGCACAATACCTTTATCGAGGTTGTGTGGACGGTTATTCCGATGTTTATCCTCGCCTATATCGCACTGTTCTCGTTTGAACTTCTTTACAAGGAAGACGTTATTCCGGACGGCAAGGTGTTCACCTATGAAGGCGATGGCCAGACGGTTGAATATGCTATCGACAATGACTTTCCCAAGTCACGCAAGGTCGCCAACCGCGATCATGTGGATGTCTTCAAGGTGAACCTGACCAACGGGGCGATGGCGAAATTGTCATATCGCGATGATTACACCTTGCGTGATCTGCGTGATCCCATTGTAACGCTGGTCATGAATGAGGCTTTGCGCCCGAATGAAGGCATCAGAATTGTGGCTGGACGCAGCCGCACAGGTCCAAGGCCGTTCTGGGGTGAAGACCGCAGCGTTATCGTGCCGGCACCAACCATTACCATCAAGGCTTCAGGCCGTCAGTGGGGCTGGGATTATGCCTATCCTGACTTTGGTGATTTCGAGTTTGCGTCCAACCTGATGCCGGAAGATCAGGTCTCTGATCCGAGATTGTGGCTGCTGGAAACCGACACGAATGTTGTGGTGCCTGAAGGCGAGACAATCCGTATTATTACAACGGCTATTGATGTGATCCACTCGTGGACCATCCCGGCCTTCTCGATCAAGGTTGATGCTGTGCCAGGTCGTCTGAACGAGACATGGTTTCAGGCCCCGGCCTACAGGCCCAATGGCGTGAACAAGTATTACGGCCAGTGTTCGGAAATCTGCGGTATTGATCATGCCTATATGCCCATCACTGTCGAAGTGATGCCGCGTGAGCAGTTCAACACCTGGGTTGATGAACAACGCGACTTCAATGGCATGGAGCCGATGTTCGCAACCAAAGATGAAACACCGAAATTTGCTGCGGCTGTCGCTGACACAGCTGACCAGCTGCAAGACTAACTGAGGGAAACTGACAATGGCTGACGCAAAAACTGCAGATCACCATGACGACCACGTGCCATCCTTTTTCGTGCGCTGGTTCTGGTCCACAAACCACAAGGATATCGGGACACTATACCTGATCTTCGCTATCCTCGCTGGCCTGATCGGCGGGGCGATGTCTGGTCTGATGCGCATAGAGCTGGCTGAACCTGGTGTGACGTTCCTCACCAGTTTTACCGACCAGACCTTGCCACCAGAAGCGCAGCTGGCAGCGGCAAAGAACTTCTATAACGTGCTGATTACCTATCACGGCCTGATCATGATCTTCTTCATGGTGATGCCCGCCCTTATTGGGGGCTTTGGCAACTGGTTTGTACCGATCATGATCGGCGCGCCGGACATGGCCTTCCCGCGCATGAACAATATTTCGTTTTGGCTCTATGCGGCTTCTGCGGCCCTGTTGACGCTATCCATGTTTGTGCCCGGTTATGCGGGGCAACTCGGCTTTGGCGGTGGCTGGGTTCTCTATCCGCCGCTCTCGACGCAGGGCACAGGCCCGGCGATGGACCTGTTGATTGTGTCCTTGCACCTTGCCGGTGCTTCCTCGATCCTCGGCGCGATCAACTTCATTACGACGATCTTCAACATGCGTGCCCCTGGCATCACCTTGCACAAGATGGAACTTTTCCCCTGGGCTGTGCTGGTCACGGCGTTCCTGCTCGTGCTGTCTCTGCCAGTGCTGGCTGGGGCGATTACCATGCTGTTGACGGACCGTCTGTTTGATACAACCTTCTTTGATCCTGCTGGCGGTGGTGATCCTATTCTGTATCAGCACCTGTTCTGGTTCTTCGGACACCCGGAAGTCTACATTCTTATTCTGCCAGCCTTCGGGATTATCTCTCACATCGTTGCGACATTCTCCAAAAAGCCGGTTTTTGGCTATCTGGCGATGGCATATGCAATGGTGGCGATTGGTTTTGTCGGCTTCATCGTCTGGGCACACCATATGTACACGGTCGGCCTTTCGGTGGACATGAAAGCCTATTTTGTGGCGGCCACGATGGTGATCGCGGTGCCAACCGGCGTCAAAATCTTCTCCTGGATTGCGACAATGTGGGGCGGCTCAATTGACTTCAAGGTGCCAATGCTCTGGGCCATTGGCTTCATCTTCCTCTTCACGGTTGGCGGTGTTACAGGTGTGGTGCTTGCCAATGCCGGTATCGACCACGCGCTGCATGACACTTATTATGTGGTGGCGCACTTCCATTACGTGCTGTCACTCGGTGCTGTGTTCGGTATTTTTGCGGGCTGGTATTACTGGTTCGAAAAAATGTTCGGCGTGAAATATAATGGCTTCCTGGGCGGCTTGCATTTCTGGACGATGTTTATCGGGGTGAACCTGATCTTCTTCCCGCAACATTTCCTTGGCCTGCAGGGGATGCCGCGTCGCTACATTGATTACCCTGCAGCCTTTGAGTACTGGAACTACATCTCTACTGTTGGCTATCTGATTACAATCGTTGGTGTGCTGATCTGGCTCGTTGGTGTGGCTGAAGCCTTTATCGTCCGCCGCAAGGGTGAGGCCAATCCATGGGGTGAAGGCGCAACCAGCCTCGAGTGGACATTGTCCTCTCCACCACCATTCCACCAGTTCAATGAACTGCCCAAAATGAAATAGGCATTTTGATCCTATGAATAAAAAGCCGGGCTTCGCGTCCGGCTTTTTATGTTTGCGCCAGGAGGGAAGATGAAGAAACCCGGTTCGATTAGGTCTCTGGAAAAGCTCGGGCGTGTCAGGCTCTCGCCATCCTTCTTCATGCGCGATATGCTATATTCTGAAATTTCCAATTATTGCGGTATACAGAATATCCCGGATGACCCGGACCTTGCCATCGCCGCAGGCAACAAATTATGTGAGGAGCTGCTGGAGCCCTTACAGGCACAATTTGGCAGAATCAGTATTCGCTCTGCCTATCGAAGTCCGGCGGTCAATCAGTATGGTAACGAGAATGACCTTGGCTGTGCCAGCAATGAAAGTAATTATGGTCGCCATATCTGGGATCGTCGTGACCCGGACGGTTATATGGGGGCTATGGCCACAATAGTTGTCAACGGGTTCATTCCGTATTTTGAGGAAACAGGAGACTGGCAGGCAATGGCCTGGTGGATACATGACCATCTGCCTTACAGCTCAATGATGTTTTACCCCAAATTTGCAGTCTTCAATATTGGCTGGCACGAAAACCCGGTACGCAAGATTAACAGTTTTATAGCGCCTAAAGGATGCCTGACCCAGCCGGGCATGGCGAACCATGAGGGAACCCATGCTGATCTTTATCGGGAAATGGTGAAAGCCTGCATATGAAAAAGCGGCACTCATAATCGTCCCTGTCATCAATATACGGTTCATCAGTATATCTTCTTTCAAAACCGGCGACTGCCGGTTTCAAGAGCATTTGGCTCTTGCGGGAGAAAAGTCTGAGGGCGCAGTTGGTTCACTTAACTTTCGTTTAACTTTCCCTCAGCCGCAATTGGCGCCAGAGTGTAGTCATGCATCAGGACCATAGAACCTTCCTGGATACCGCCGCCGTCTTCATCGTGACAGACATGAAGCGTTCCGTGCACTGGTACCGCGACAAGCTCGGCTTTGATGTGCCGGAGCCGGACTGGTCGGCTAAGCCAGGCTTCTGCATTGCGCAGGCAGAAGGGGCGGCCATCATGCTGCGGTTGGGCGAGAAACCGGGCAGTTTCAACCGCGACCTCGTGCCGGGGCTTGATCTTTGGGATGCGTATATCTGGGTGCGTGATATTGATGTTATCCACCGGGATTTGCAAAAACGCGGCACTGCCATCCATGATGGCCCAACGCTTAAACCCCATGGCTGCACCGAACTGCGGGTCCTTGATCCGGACGGGTACATGCTCGGGTTTGGCTATTGTCCCTGACCGGAAAAAACGCCATAAGCGCGCGATGACCGAGCAGACCAGCATGAACACAGCCGAACCACGGCTCATGTCGACGGGTGGCACCATGGATTACGTGGCGCTGTTGAAGCCGCGTGTGATGTCGCTGGTCATCTTCACGGCACTGGTGGGTATGGTGGCTGCACCCGGACCGGTAGGTAATATCTGGCTGGCCGCTTTTTCCCTTCTGGCGATTGCTGTCGGGGCGGGGGCTTCCGGTGCCCTGAACATGTGGTGGGATGCCGATATTGATGCGGTCATGTCGCGCACGAAAGCACGGCCTATTCCTTCCGGTCGCGTCGATCGACCCGAAGCCTTTGCTTTCGGTCTGTTTCTGTCGGTTCTGTCGGTCATTGTGCTGGCACTTGCGGCCAATTATCTTGCGGCGGCCCTGCTCGCCTTCACGATCTTTTTTTACGCCGTGATCTATTCCATGTTTCTGAAGCGCCTGACACCGCAGAACATTGTCATCGGCGGTGCGGCGGGTGCTTTGCCGCCGGTCGTGGCCTGGGCGGCAGTCACAGGCACCGCGCCGATTGAGGCATGGCTGCTGTTTGCGATCATCTTTTTCTGGACGCCGCCACATTTCTGGGCGCTGGCACTGTTCAAAAGCGCTGACTATGAGGCGGCCGGTATTCCGATGATGCCCAATGTCAAAGGCGAAGCGCGGACCCGGACGGAGATACTCATCTATGCGCTGATCGTCGCGCCGCTGGCGGTGACCCCGGTCTTTTTCCCGGTTGCCGGTCTTCTCTACGGCGTGATCGCGGCTGTTTTCGGCATGTTCTTTGTCGGCCTGTCTTTCCGGTTATACCGGGCCGGGCCGGGTGCAGAAATGGACAAGGCTGCCAAGTCGCTTTTTGGTTTTTCCATCCTATATCTATTTACATTGTTTGCCGCCTTGCTGGCGGAGCACTGGCTGGGGTTCCATGGCTGATAAGATGACTGAGAAATCGAGCAAGACTGAAAAAAAACCTGATGCGCCCGGGCAGGCTGCACAGGAAACGCCGCAGCAGCGTCCTGACCAGACGACCGCACCTGCCGCAAGCGCAGCGGATTTCCTGTCCATGCATGCCGCTCATGCGACGGGCGAAACCTACACGCCAACGGGTGAAGAACTGAAGCAGCGCAATAAACGCAGCCTCGCGATTGCCGGGGCTATTGTCGTATTTATTGTGCTCGTGTTCACAATAACCGTTTTGCGTATCGGAGGCGCAGCCGGATGAAACTGCCTGCTGACAAGAATTCAAGAACCGCCCTGATTGTTGTGACAGTAGTTTTTGCCATGGTGGGCATGTCCTTTGCCGCCGTGCCAGCCTATCGCGTATTCTGCCAGATCACTGGCTGGGGCGGCACAACGCAGCGTTCAGAAGTGGCTTCTGGCGAAATTCTTGACCGGACAATCACGATCCGTTTCGATGCCACGACCTCAAAAAATCTTCCCTGGCATTTCAAGCCCGAGCAGGTCTCCCAGACCCTGCAGATTGGTGAGACAGGCCTTGCCTATTACGAGGCTGAAAACCTTTCGGACTCGCCAGTGATCGGCAGTGCGACATTCAATGTACAACCTGCCAAGGCCGGCCTGTATTTTCGCAAGATCGAGTGTTTCTGTTTCACAGAGCAATTGCTGGAGCCGGGGCAGCGTGTCTCCATGCCCATGACCTATTATATCGACCCGGCGATTGCGGATGAAGAAAACCTCGATGATGTTACAACCATCACGTTGTCCTATACATTTTACCGCAACGAGAATGCCGAGCGCGAGAAACTCGCCTATAGCGGCAGTGCCGAAACAAACGTTTACGAAAACCGTTGAAAAACATGCACTGCTGGTGCATTTGACTGTTTGAGTTTCAACGCCAAGCGCGTTACATCAACACCAAAATACTGACCGAATATAAGGATGTCCGCTCATGGCTGGTGCTGTTAAACACGATTATCACCTCGTAAACCCGAGCCCGTGGCCGCTGGTCGGGTCTGTTGCTGCCATGATCATGATGCTCGGCGCTGTGACCTGGGGGCATTCCGGCTCTGATGGCATTCTGGTTGGCGGTGCACAGCCTGACACGGCGCTGTTTCAGCTGAAAGGCAACTGGATCTTCTTCTTTGGTTTTTCCCTTGTGCTTCTGACGATGGCCGGCTGGTGGAAAGACGTTGTCGATGAAAGCGTGAAAAGCGGTGAGAATACCAAGCCTGTGGTGCGCATTGGTCTGCGCTATGGCATGGTTTTGTTTATTGCCTCTGAGGTAATGTTTTTTGTCGCCTGGTTCTGGGCTTTCTTCGGTCTGGCCCTGTTCCCTGGTGCCGGCGATGCGGTACTGCTGGCTGACGGATCACAGATGCTGAACGCCGATGGCCTGCCAGCTCATTTGCAAAATGATGCACGGTTACATGCAACTGGCGGTGTCTATCCGCCAGCGGGCGTCGAGCCGCTCAGCCCGTGGCAGCTGCCGCTGATCAACACACTGGTGCTGCTGCTTTCTGGCACGACGGTAACCTGGGCGCACCACGCTCTACAGGTTGGTGACCGGTCCGGCTTCATGCAGGGATTGCTGATCACTATTCTGCTCGGCGCCTTTTTCAGTTTCCTGCAGGCCTACGAGTATTATGAAGTCTTTGCGCTGAACATGTTCACCTTCTCTGGTGAAACCTATGGTGGCACCTTCTTCATGGCGACAGGTTTCCATGGCTTCCATGTTCTGGTCGGGACGATCTTCCTGCTGGTGTGCTATTTCCGTGGCATGGCGGGGCATTTCACCTCAGAGCGTCATTTCGGTTTTGAATCCGCTGCGTGGTACTGGCACTTCGTGGACGTTGTCTGGCTGTTCCTGTTCGCCTGCATCTATGTGATGGGCAATCAGGGTCTCTGGTAGTCGCCACCCGTGTCAGATCACCCGTCGCTATCGCCTTATGCGGCGGGATTGTCCTGCAAATGCCCGCAATGTGGTCAGGGCGACCTGTTCAGTAAATATCTGACCATGGCTGAGCGATGCTATGCATGTGGTCTTGATTACAGCAAGGCCGACAGCGGCGACGGGCCGGCTGTATTTGCGATATTCATTGTCGGGTTTCTGGCGGTTGCTGTTGTTTTTCTCCTGCGTTTCAGTCTGTATCTGCCCATGCTGATCGCGTTTTTGGGCGGTATCATCGTGATCCTACTCTCCAGCTTTTATCTGTTGCCCCGCTTGAAAGCCCTGCTTTTCGCCTTGCAATATGCCAACAAGGCTGAGGTGAGCAGGCTGGATCCGTCCAAGGGGGACGAAGGCTGATGCAGTTCGCGTTCAAACCCGCCCTTACCGTTGCGACGCTTATTGGCCTTGCGATTCTGATCAGTCTGGGCACGTGGCAGGTGCAGCGCCTCGCCTGGAAAGAAGATCTCATTGCGCGTGTCGAAGCCCGCACAAACGCGGAGCCTATCGAATTTGCCGAAGCCTATCGCCGGTGGCTTGAGGGCGAGGACATGGAATATACGCCTGTGTGGGTGCAATTGGTCTATAATCATCCGCGTGAAGCGCATGTGTTTGGCTCGCTTGAAGGGGTGGCAGGCTGGTACGTTTTCACGCCGGCCTCATTTCATAAAAGGCAGCCTGATTTTATTGATGAGGACGCTGTTTTGTACATCAATCGTGGGTTTACTGCTGATACTTTCAAGGCGCGTGAGACCAGACCGGACAGCCTGATCGCAGC from Parvularcula sp. IMCC14364 encodes the following:
- the tldD gene encoding metalloprotease TldD, which gives rise to MSDSFFFSRTDLDRSRTQGIVDDALNDFEDGELYLEYSQSEAFIFDDNRLKNASYDVSQGFGLRAVDNETTGYAHSSDFSEAALKRAASSVQAVKTGKNVSLADGPVGTNTKLYDEANPLDEVPFEVKTRLLEEINAYARDSDDRVRQVSCSLSGEWVSVEIMRPGGQLVRDIRPLVRLNVSVTAGDGDRQETGSHGVGGREGYARFIDPAQWQGQVDEALRQALTNLEAEAAPAGEMEVVLGPGWTGVLLHEAVGHGLEGDFNRKGTSAFAGLMGEQVAAKGVTVIDDGTMEKRRGSLTVDDEGTPTSRTVLIEDGILKGYMQDRMNARLMGMAATGNGRRESYAYAPMPRMTNTFMLNGQHSQEEIIRSVKDGIFAVNFSGGQVDITSGKFVFNCTEAYRVQNGVIGAPLKNVALIGNGPTVMKEVSMIGNDLELDPGVGVCGKAGQGVPVGVGQPSLKIDKLTVGGAAA
- a CDS encoding amino acid permease, translated to MSQNEKKLGPMLATFVVAGNMIGSGVFLLPAGLAQTGSSSMIGWLVAAIGAAILACVYALLGTIRPQKEGLTDYPVSAFNRGAGFLSWAAYWISCWVGNVAVILAAVGYLASLFPGGISRFMESLILIGLIWGLALANLAGAKQMGRIAGATLIIGILPILAVTALGMIHFDADLFASSWNVSDAPLTASIPPTILTIFWAFLGLESANAVAAVVKDPRRNLAIAAVGGVSMAALLYAAACAALFGILPAAEMAASSAPFADAATKVAGAGFGALIAIAAITRTIGCAGGWFLVSAQSSRAAAVMGFLPAGLKEENHIERPVRNILLIAILMTLVVFATLSPTLNGQFLAIVDFSVLLFMAVYAISAAALIRFAAQLRDVRHRRLTRLLGGIAIVYCLFVAVGSF
- a CDS encoding aromatic ring-hydroxylating dioxygenase subunit alpha; the encoded protein is MADFDQRETPELIRALSPALYGDRDVFAREKQAIFARTWRLVGHENMLASAGDFITDDFAGTSIMLVRGADEEIRAFYNICPHRAGPLATEFTGNCGHELTCKYHGWRFMLDGRLRAARDFGNAAGFDPRDFGLKPVRLEQWRRFLFVVMDEDAAPLAALMAPIEEAWPETAIQPFALRRSHEIACDWKAYVENYLEGYHVPTLHPTLDAEIVSEDYQVEMHDQVAVHTAPSKGEDAVYTGFWGWVFPLLGINVYQHGVMMERISPVGPDRTRLDYLYFFDPARRDELEAMLKLSDAVTAEDVWICERVQKNLTSGVYEPGPLSPRHEGAVRWFQDQIRSRLELDG
- a CDS encoding J domain-containing protein, translated to MFEKSAPQSSQTKILVHFVTTGDKAIEGEMHLPTGQTFAMFMNGGEPFVEVETSAGETRLVARNSIIEAREIMPVPAAETNPYAILRIQKGASLGEVKEAWKRRMKACHPDRIAALDLDSEIVYAARRATQKINTAYDEIISAMRAENRAASMRARAQSASDSTGFSAYF
- a CDS encoding type II CAAX prenyl endopeptidase Rce1 family protein, translated to MPLTGINHDCDFSSVAGRAFAWPTRRTWIEAGGIACVFGLIAVPFGLTSGLLQWQPAAAAGLLPVMLVAFFAPALLEEIVFRGPLLLLAGRPGRAMAAIFLLCLFILWHPLNGTYFLTDAGPLFSDMRFLMIAAGLGITCTLITLRSNSLWPAILFHWLVVVAWKGLFGGPDFLTGAV
- a CDS encoding methylated-DNA--[protein]-cysteine S-methyltransferase, producing the protein MMDTIFFTYIPSPVGNFLLAGRDGALTCTSFTTGHRDRQPQSDWREDAGPFSEIIPQFTAYFEGEATQFDIPLRSQGTDFQKKVWQALTAIPYGRTWSYGDLARKVGNPNASRAVGAANGANPLPVIVPCHRVIGASGKLTGFGGGLDTKATLLRLEGLTIDDRDRQLELI